The Pecten maximus chromosome 14, xPecMax1.1, whole genome shotgun sequence genome includes a region encoding these proteins:
- the LOC117342735 gene encoding uncharacterized protein LOC117342735 isoform X9, translating to MAGVTLGMAGVTVGMADVTVGMAGVTVGMAGVTVGMAGVTVGMADVTVGMVGVTVGMVGVTVGMAGVTVGMVGVTVGMAGVTVGMADVTVDTAGVTLGMAGVTVGMVGVTVGMVGVTVDTAGVTVGMVGVTVGTAGVTVDTAGVTVGMVGVTVDTAGVTVDTAGVTVDTAGVTVGMVGVTVGMVGVTVDTAGVTVGMVGVTVDTAGVTVGMVGVTVDTAGVTVGMVGVTVGMVGVTVGMAGVTVDMAGVTVGTAGVTVGMVGVTVGMVGVTVGMVGVTVGMAGVTVGMAGVTVGMAGVTVGMASVTVGMVGVTVGMAGVTVGMAGITVGMVSVTVGMVGVTVGMVGVTVGMVGVTVGMVGVTVGMAGVTVGMAGVTVDTASVTVGMVGVTVGMAGVTVGMVGVTVGMVGVTVGMAGVTVGMAGVTVGMVGVTVGMAGVTVGMAGVTVGMVGVTVDTAGVTVGMVGVTVGMVGVTVAMASVTVGMVGVTVDMAGVTVGMASVTVGMVGVTVGMAGVTVGMVGVTVDMAGVTVGGN from the exons ATGGCGGGTGTTACTTTAGGTATGGCGGGTGTTACTGTAGGCATGGCGGATGTTACTGTAGGCATGGCGGGTGTTACTGTAGGCATGGCGGGTGTTACTGTAGGCATGGCGGGTGTTACTGTAGGCATGGCGGATGTTACTGTAGGTATGGTGGGTGTTACTGTAGGTATGGTGGGTGTTACTGTAGGCATGGCGGGTGTTACTGTAGGCATGGTGGGTGTTACTGTAGGCATGGCGGGTGTTACTGTAGGCATGGCGGATGTTACTGTAGACACGGCGGGTGTTACTTTAGGTATGGCGGGTGTTACTGTAGGTATGGTGGGTGTTACTGTAGGTATGGTGGGTGTTACTGTAGACACGGCGGGTGTTACTGTAGGTATGGTGGGTGTTACTGTAGGTACGGCGGGTGTTACTGTAGACACGGCGGGTGTTACTGTAGGTATGGTGGGTGTTACTGTAGACACGGCGGGTGTTACTGTAGACACGGCGGGTGTTACTGTAGACACGGCGGGTGTTACTGTAGGTATGGTGGGTGTTACTGTAGGTATGGTGGGTGTTACTGTAGACACGGCGGGTGTTACTGTAGGTATGGTGGGTGTTACTGTAGACACGGCGGGTGTTACTGTAGGTATGGTGGGTGTTACTGTAG ACACGGCGGGTGTTACTGTAGGTATGGTGGGTGTTACTGTAGGTATGGTGGGTGTTACTGTAGGCATGGCgggtgttactgtagacatggcGGGTGTTACTGTAGGTACGGCGGGTGTTACTGTAG GTATGGTGGGTGTTACTGTAGGTATGGTGGGTGTTACTGTAGGTATGGTGGGTGTTACTGTAGGCATGGCGGGTGTTACTGTAGGCATGGCGGGTGTTACTGTAGGCATGGCGGGTGTTACTGTAGGCATGGCGAGTGTTACTGTAGGTATGGTGGGTGTTACTGTAGGCATGGCGGGTGTTACTGTAGGCATGGCGGGTATTACTGTAGGTATGGTGAGTGTTACTGTAGGTATGGTGGGTGTTACTGTAGGCATGGTGGGTGTTACTGTAGGTATGGTGGGTGTTACTGTAGGTATGGTGGGTGTTACTGTAGGCATGGCGGGTGTTACTGTAGGCATGGCGGGTGTTACTGTAGACACGGCGAGTGTTACTGTAGGTATGGTGGGTGTTACTGTAGGTATGGCGGGTGTTACTGTAGGTATGGTGGGTGTTACTGTAGGTATGGTGGGTGTTACTGTAGGCATGGCGGGTGTTACTGTAGGTATGGCGGGTGTTACTGTAGGTATGGTGGGTGTTACTGTAGGTATGGCGGGTGTTACTGTAGGCATGGCGGGTGTTACTGTAGGTATGGTGGGTGTTACTGTAGACACGGCGGGTGTTACTGTAGGTATGGTGGGTGTTACTGTAGGTATGGTGGGTGTTACTGTAGCCATGGCGAGTGTTACTGTAGGTATGGTgggtgttactgtagacatggcGGGTGTTACTGTAGGTATGGCGAGTGTTACTGTAGGTATGGTGGGTGTTACTGTAGGTATGGCGGGTGTTACTGTAGGTATGGTgggtgttactgtagacatggcgggtgttactgtgggaggaaactag
- the LOC117342735 gene encoding uncharacterized protein LOC117342735 isoform X8 translates to MAGVTLGMAGVTVGMADVTVGMAGVTVGMAGVTVGMAGVTVGMADVTVGMVGVTVGMVGVTVGMAGVTVGMVGVTVGMAGVTVGMADVTVDTAGVTLGMAGVTVGMVGVTVGMVGVTVDTAGVTVGMVGVTVGTAGVTVDTAGVTVGMVGVTVDTAGVTVDTAGVTVDTAGVTVGMVGVTVGMVGVTVDTAGVTVDTAGVTVGMVGVTVGMVGVTVDTAGVTVGMVGVTVGMVGVTVGMAGVTVDMAGVTVGTAGVTVGMVGVTVGMVGVTVGMVGVTVGMAGVTVGMAGVTVGMAGVTVGMASVTVGMVGVTVGMAGVTVGMAGITVGMVSVTVGMVGVTVGMVGVTVGMVGVTVGMVGVTVGMAGVTVGMAGVTVDTASVTVGMVGVTVGMAGVTVGMVGVTVGMVGVTVGMAGVTVGMAGVTVGMVGVTVGMAGVTVGMAGVTVGMVGVTVDTAGVTVGMVGVTVGMVGVTVAMASVTVGMVGVTVDMAGVTVGMASVTVGMVGVTVGMAGVTVGMVGVTVDMAGVTVGGN, encoded by the exons ATGGCGGGTGTTACTTTAGGTATGGCGGGTGTTACTGTAGGCATGGCGGATGTTACTGTAGGCATGGCGGGTGTTACTGTAGGCATGGCGGGTGTTACTGTAGGCATGGCGGGTGTTACTGTAGGCATGGCGGATGTTACTGTAGGTATGGTGGGTGTTACTGTAGGTATGGTGGGTGTTACTGTAGGCATGGCGGGTGTTACTGTAGGCATGGTGGGTGTTACTGTAGGCATGGCGGGTGTTACTGTAGGCATGGCGGATGTTACTGTAGACACGGCGGGTGTTACTTTAGGTATGGCGGGTGTTACTGTAGGTATGGTGGGTGTTACTGTAGGTATGGTGGGTGTTACTGTAGACACGGCGGGTGTTACTGTAGGTATGGTGGGTGTTACTGTAGGTACGGCGGGTGTTACTGTAGACACGGCGGGTGTTACTGTAGGTATGGTGGGTGTTACTGTAGACACGGCGGGTGTTACTGTAGACACGGCGGGTGTTACTGTAGACACGGCGGGTGTTACTGTAGGTATGGTGGGTGTTACTGTAGGTATGGTGGGTGTTACTGTAGACACGGCGGGTGTTACTGTAG ACACGGCGGGTGTTACTGTAGGTATGGTGGGTGTTACTGTAGGTATGGTGGGTGTTACTGTAGACACGGCGGGTGTTACTGTAGGTATGGTGGGTGTTACTGTAGGTATGGTGGGTGTTACTGTAGGCATGGCgggtgttactgtagacatggcGGGTGTTACTGTAGGTACGGCGGGTGTTACTGTAG GTATGGTGGGTGTTACTGTAGGTATGGTGGGTGTTACTGTAGGTATGGTGGGTGTTACTGTAGGCATGGCGGGTGTTACTGTAGGCATGGCGGGTGTTACTGTAGGCATGGCGGGTGTTACTGTAGGCATGGCGAGTGTTACTGTAGGTATGGTGGGTGTTACTGTAGGCATGGCGGGTGTTACTGTAGGCATGGCGGGTATTACTGTAGGTATGGTGAGTGTTACTGTAGGTATGGTGGGTGTTACTGTAGGCATGGTGGGTGTTACTGTAGGTATGGTGGGTGTTACTGTAGGTATGGTGGGTGTTACTGTAGGCATGGCGGGTGTTACTGTAGGCATGGCGGGTGTTACTGTAGACACGGCGAGTGTTACTGTAGGTATGGTGGGTGTTACTGTAGGTATGGCGGGTGTTACTGTAGGTATGGTGGGTGTTACTGTAGGTATGGTGGGTGTTACTGTAGGCATGGCGGGTGTTACTGTAGGTATGGCGGGTGTTACTGTAGGTATGGTGGGTGTTACTGTAGGTATGGCGGGTGTTACTGTAGGCATGGCGGGTGTTACTGTAGGTATGGTGGGTGTTACTGTAGACACGGCGGGTGTTACTGTAGGTATGGTGGGTGTTACTGTAGGTATGGTGGGTGTTACTGTAGCCATGGCGAGTGTTACTGTAGGTATGGTgggtgttactgtagacatggcGGGTGTTACTGTAGGTATGGCGAGTGTTACTGTAGGTATGGTGGGTGTTACTGTAGGTATGGCGGGTGTTACTGTAGGTATGGTgggtgttactgtagacatggcgggtgttactgtgggaggaaactag
- the LOC117342735 gene encoding uncharacterized protein LOC117342735 isoform X4 codes for MAGVTLGMAGVTVGMADVTVGMAGVTVGMAGVTVGMAGVTVGMADVTVGMVGVTVGMVGVTVGMAGVTVGMVGVTVGMAGVTVGMADVTVDTAGVTLGMAGVTVGMVGVTVGMVGVTVDTAGVTVGMVGVTVGTAGVTVDTAGVTVGMVGVTVDTAGVTVDTAGVTVDTAGVTVGMVGVTVGMVGVTVDTAGVTVGMVGVTVDTAGVTVGMVGVTVGMVGVTVGMVGVTVDTAGVTVGMVGVTVGMVGVTVGMAGVTVDMAGVTVGTAGVTVGMVGVTVGMVGVTVGMVGVTVGMAGVTVGMAGVTVGMAGVTVGMASVTVGMVGVTVGMAGVTVGMAGITVGMVSVTVGMVGVTVGMVGVTVGMVGVTVGMVGVTVGMAGVTVGMAGVTVDTASVTVGMVGVTVGMAGVTVGMVGVTVGMVGVTVGMAGVTVGMAGVTVGMVGVTVGMAGVTVGMAGVTVGMVGVTVDTAGVTVGMVGVTVGMVGVTVAMASVTVGMVGVTVDMAGVTVGMASVTVGMVGVTVGMAGVTVGMVGVTVDMAGVTVGGN; via the exons ATGGCGGGTGTTACTTTAGGTATGGCGGGTGTTACTGTAGGCATGGCGGATGTTACTGTAGGCATGGCGGGTGTTACTGTAGGCATGGCGGGTGTTACTGTAGGCATGGCGGGTGTTACTGTAGGCATGGCGGATGTTACTGTAGGTATGGTGGGTGTTACTGTAGGTATGGTGGGTGTTACTGTAGGCATGGCGGGTGTTACTGTAGGCATGGTGGGTGTTACTGTAGGCATGGCGGGTGTTACTGTAGGCATGGCGGATGTTACTGTAGACACGGCGGGTGTTACTTTAGGTATGGCGGGTGTTACTGTAGGTATGGTGGGTGTTACTGTAGGTATGGTGGGTGTTACTGTAGACACGGCGGGTGTTACTGTAGGTATGGTGGGTGTTACTGTAGGTACGGCGGGTGTTACTGTAGACACGGCGGGTGTTACTGTAGGTATGGTGGGTGTTACTGTAGACACGGCGGGTGTTACTGTAGACACGGCGGGTGTTACTGTAGACACGGCGGGTGTTACTGTAGGTATGGTGGGTGTTACTGTAGGTATGGTGGGTGTTACTGTAGACACGGCGGGTGTTACTGTAGGTATGGTGGGTGTTACTGTAGACACGGCGGGTGTTACTGTAGGTATGGTGGGTGTTACTGTAG GTATGGTGGGTGTTACTGTAGGTATGGTGGGTGTTACTGTAGACACGGCGGGTGTTACTGTAGGTATGGTGGGTGTTACTGTAGGTATGGTGGGTGTTACTGTAGGCATGGCgggtgttactgtagacatggcGGGTGTTACTGTAGGTACGGCGGGTGTTACTGTAG GTATGGTGGGTGTTACTGTAGGTATGGTGGGTGTTACTGTAGGTATGGTGGGTGTTACTGTAGGCATGGCGGGTGTTACTGTAGGCATGGCGGGTGTTACTGTAGGCATGGCGGGTGTTACTGTAGGCATGGCGAGTGTTACTGTAGGTATGGTGGGTGTTACTGTAGGCATGGCGGGTGTTACTGTAGGCATGGCGGGTATTACTGTAGGTATGGTGAGTGTTACTGTAGGTATGGTGGGTGTTACTGTAGGCATGGTGGGTGTTACTGTAGGTATGGTGGGTGTTACTGTAGGTATGGTGGGTGTTACTGTAGGCATGGCGGGTGTTACTGTAGGCATGGCGGGTGTTACTGTAGACACGGCGAGTGTTACTGTAGGTATGGTGGGTGTTACTGTAGGTATGGCGGGTGTTACTGTAGGTATGGTGGGTGTTACTGTAGGTATGGTGGGTGTTACTGTAGGCATGGCGGGTGTTACTGTAGGTATGGCGGGTGTTACTGTAGGTATGGTGGGTGTTACTGTAGGTATGGCGGGTGTTACTGTAGGCATGGCGGGTGTTACTGTAGGTATGGTGGGTGTTACTGTAGACACGGCGGGTGTTACTGTAGGTATGGTGGGTGTTACTGTAGGTATGGTGGGTGTTACTGTAGCCATGGCGAGTGTTACTGTAGGTATGGTgggtgttactgtagacatggcGGGTGTTACTGTAGGTATGGCGAGTGTTACTGTAGGTATGGTGGGTGTTACTGTAGGTATGGCGGGTGTTACTGTAGGTATGGTgggtgttactgtagacatggcgggtgttactgtgggaggaaactag
- the LOC117342735 gene encoding uncharacterized protein LOC117342735 isoform X10, with the protein MAGVTLGMAGVTVGMADVTVGMAGVTVGMAGVTVGMAGVTVGMADVTVGMVGVTVGMVGVTVGMAGVTVGMVGVTVGMAGVTVGMADVTVDTAGVTLGMAGVTVGMVGVTVGMVGVTVDTAGVTVGMVGVTVGTAGVTVDTAGVTVGMVGVTVDTAGVTVDTAGVTVDTAGVTVGMVGVTVGMVGVTVDTAGVTVGMVGVTVGMVGVTVDTAGVTVGMVGVTVGMVGVTVGMAGVTVDMAGVTVGTAGVTVGMVGVTVGMVGVTVGMVGVTVGMAGVTVGMAGVTVGMAGVTVGMASVTVGMVGVTVGMAGVTVGMAGITVGMVSVTVGMVGVTVGMVGVTVGMVGVTVGMVGVTVGMAGVTVGMAGVTVDTASVTVGMVGVTVGMAGVTVGMVGVTVGMVGVTVGMAGVTVGMAGVTVGMVGVTVGMAGVTVGMAGVTVGMVGVTVDTAGVTVGMVGVTVGMVGVTVAMASVTVGMVGVTVDMAGVTVGMASVTVGMVGVTVGMAGVTVGMVGVTVDMAGVTVGGN; encoded by the exons ATGGCGGGTGTTACTTTAGGTATGGCGGGTGTTACTGTAGGCATGGCGGATGTTACTGTAGGCATGGCGGGTGTTACTGTAGGCATGGCGGGTGTTACTGTAGGCATGGCGGGTGTTACTGTAGGCATGGCGGATGTTACTGTAGGTATGGTGGGTGTTACTGTAGGTATGGTGGGTGTTACTGTAGGCATGGCGGGTGTTACTGTAGGCATGGTGGGTGTTACTGTAGGCATGGCGGGTGTTACTGTAGGCATGGCGGATGTTACTGTAGACACGGCGGGTGTTACTTTAGGTATGGCGGGTGTTACTGTAGGTATGGTGGGTGTTACTGTAGGTATGGTGGGTGTTACTGTAGACACGGCGGGTGTTACTGTAGGTATGGTGGGTGTTACTGTAGGTACGGCGGGTGTTACTGTAGACACGGCGGGTGTTACTGTAGGTATGGTGGGTGTTACTGTAGACACGGCGGGTGTTACTGTAGACACGGCGGGTGTTACTGTAGACACGGCGGGTGTTACTGTAGGTATGGTGGGTGTTACTGTAGGTATGGTGGGTGTTACTGTAGACACGGCGGGTGTTACTGTAG GTATGGTGGGTGTTACTGTAGGTATGGTGGGTGTTACTGTAGACACGGCGGGTGTTACTGTAGGTATGGTGGGTGTTACTGTAGGTATGGTGGGTGTTACTGTAGGCATGGCgggtgttactgtagacatggcGGGTGTTACTGTAGGTACGGCGGGTGTTACTGTAG GTATGGTGGGTGTTACTGTAGGTATGGTGGGTGTTACTGTAGGTATGGTGGGTGTTACTGTAGGCATGGCGGGTGTTACTGTAGGCATGGCGGGTGTTACTGTAGGCATGGCGGGTGTTACTGTAGGCATGGCGAGTGTTACTGTAGGTATGGTGGGTGTTACTGTAGGCATGGCGGGTGTTACTGTAGGCATGGCGGGTATTACTGTAGGTATGGTGAGTGTTACTGTAGGTATGGTGGGTGTTACTGTAGGCATGGTGGGTGTTACTGTAGGTATGGTGGGTGTTACTGTAGGTATGGTGGGTGTTACTGTAGGCATGGCGGGTGTTACTGTAGGCATGGCGGGTGTTACTGTAGACACGGCGAGTGTTACTGTAGGTATGGTGGGTGTTACTGTAGGTATGGCGGGTGTTACTGTAGGTATGGTGGGTGTTACTGTAGGTATGGTGGGTGTTACTGTAGGCATGGCGGGTGTTACTGTAGGTATGGCGGGTGTTACTGTAGGTATGGTGGGTGTTACTGTAGGTATGGCGGGTGTTACTGTAGGCATGGCGGGTGTTACTGTAGGTATGGTGGGTGTTACTGTAGACACGGCGGGTGTTACTGTAGGTATGGTGGGTGTTACTGTAGGTATGGTGGGTGTTACTGTAGCCATGGCGAGTGTTACTGTAGGTATGGTgggtgttactgtagacatggcGGGTGTTACTGTAGGTATGGCGAGTGTTACTGTAGGTATGGTGGGTGTTACTGTAGGTATGGCGGGTGTTACTGTAGGTATGGTgggtgttactgtagacatggcgggtgttactgtgggaggaaactag
- the LOC117342735 gene encoding uncharacterized protein LOC117342735 isoform X1, translating to MAGVTLGMAGVTVGMADVTVGMAGVTVGMAGVTVGMAGVTVGMADVTVGMVGVTVGMVGVTVGMAGVTVGMVGVTVGMAGVTVGMADVTVDTAGVTLGMAGVTVGMVGVTVGMVGVTVDTAGVTVGMVGVTVGTAGVTVDTAGVTVGMVGVTVDTAGVTVDTAGVTVDTAGVTVGMVGVTVGMVGVTVDTAGVTVGMVGVTVDTAGVTVGMVGVTVGTVGVTVDTAGVTVGMVGVTVGMVGVTVDTAGVTVGMVGVTVGMVGVTVGMAGVTVDMAGVTVGTAGVTVGMVGVTVGMVGVTVGMVGVTVGMAGVTVGMAGVTVGMAGVTVGMASVTVGMVGVTVGMAGVTVGMAGITVGMVSVTVGMVGVTVGMVGVTVGMVGVTVGMVGVTVGMAGVTVGMAGVTVDTASVTVGMVGVTVGMAGVTVGMVGVTVGMVGVTVGMAGVTVGMAGVTVGMVGVTVGMAGVTVGMAGVTVGMVGVTVDTAGVTVGMVGVTVGMVGVTVAMASVTVGMVGVTVDMAGVTVGMASVTVGMVGVTVGMAGVTVGMVGVTVDMAGVTVGGN from the exons ATGGCGGGTGTTACTTTAGGTATGGCGGGTGTTACTGTAGGCATGGCGGATGTTACTGTAGGCATGGCGGGTGTTACTGTAGGCATGGCGGGTGTTACTGTAGGCATGGCGGGTGTTACTGTAGGCATGGCGGATGTTACTGTAGGTATGGTGGGTGTTACTGTAGGTATGGTGGGTGTTACTGTAGGCATGGCGGGTGTTACTGTAGGCATGGTGGGTGTTACTGTAGGCATGGCGGGTGTTACTGTAGGCATGGCGGATGTTACTGTAGACACGGCGGGTGTTACTTTAGGTATGGCGGGTGTTACTGTAGGTATGGTGGGTGTTACTGTAGGTATGGTGGGTGTTACTGTAGACACGGCGGGTGTTACTGTAGGTATGGTGGGTGTTACTGTAGGTACGGCGGGTGTTACTGTAGACACGGCGGGTGTTACTGTAGGTATGGTGGGTGTTACTGTAGACACGGCGGGTGTTACTGTAGACACGGCGGGTGTTACTGTAGACACGGCGGGTGTTACTGTAGGTATGGTGGGTGTTACTGTAGGTATGGTGGGTGTTACTGTAGACACGGCGGGTGTTACTGTAGGTATGGTGGGTGTTACTGTAGACACGGCGGGTGTTACTGTAGGTATGGTGGGTGTTACTGTAGGTACGGTGGGTGTTACTGTAGACACGGCGGGTGTTACTGTAGGTATGGTGGGTGTTACTGTAGGTATGGTGGGTGTTACTGTAGACACGGCGGGTGTTACTGTAGGTATGGTGGGTGTTACTGTAGGTATGGTGGGTGTTACTGTAGGCATGGCgggtgttactgtagacatggcGGGTGTTACTGTAGGTACGGCGGGTGTTACTGTAG GTATGGTGGGTGTTACTGTAGGTATGGTGGGTGTTACTGTAGGTATGGTGGGTGTTACTGTAGGCATGGCGGGTGTTACTGTAGGCATGGCGGGTGTTACTGTAGGCATGGCGGGTGTTACTGTAGGCATGGCGAGTGTTACTGTAGGTATGGTGGGTGTTACTGTAGGCATGGCGGGTGTTACTGTAGGCATGGCGGGTATTACTGTAGGTATGGTGAGTGTTACTGTAGGTATGGTGGGTGTTACTGTAGGCATGGTGGGTGTTACTGTAGGTATGGTGGGTGTTACTGTAGGTATGGTGGGTGTTACTGTAGGCATGGCGGGTGTTACTGTAGGCATGGCGGGTGTTACTGTAGACACGGCGAGTGTTACTGTAGGTATGGTGGGTGTTACTGTAGGTATGGCGGGTGTTACTGTAGGTATGGTGGGTGTTACTGTAGGTATGGTGGGTGTTACTGTAGGCATGGCGGGTGTTACTGTAGGTATGGCGGGTGTTACTGTAGGTATGGTGGGTGTTACTGTAGGTATGGCGGGTGTTACTGTAGGCATGGCGGGTGTTACTGTAGGTATGGTGGGTGTTACTGTAGACACGGCGGGTGTTACTGTAGGTATGGTGGGTGTTACTGTAGGTATGGTGGGTGTTACTGTAGCCATGGCGAGTGTTACTGTAGGTATGGTgggtgttactgtagacatggcGGGTGTTACTGTAGGTATGGCGAGTGTTACTGTAGGTATGGTGGGTGTTACTGTAGGTATGGCGGGTGTTACTGTAGGTATGGTgggtgttactgtagacatggcgggtgttactgtgggaggaaactag
- the LOC117342735 gene encoding uncharacterized protein LOC117342735 isoform X14, which translates to MAGVTLGMAGVTVGMADVTVGMAGVTVGMAGVTVGMAGVTVGMADVTVGMVGVTVGMVGVTVDTAGVTVDTAGVTVDTAGVTVGMVGVTVGMVGVTVDTAGVTVGMVGVTVDTAGVTVGMVGVTVGTVGVTVDTAGVTVGMVGVTVGMVGVTVDTAGVTVGMVGVTVGMVGVTVGMAGVTVDMAGVTVGTAGVTVGMVGVTVGMVGVTVGMVGVTVGMAGVTVGMAGVTVGMAGVTVGMASVTVGMVGVTVGMAGVTVGMAGITVGMVSVTVGMVGVTVGMVGVTVGMVGVTVGMVGVTVGMAGVTVGMAGVTVDTASVTVGMVGVTVGMAGVTVGMVGVTVGMVGVTVGMAGVTVGMAGVTVGMVGVTVGMAGVTVGMAGVTVGMVGVTVDTAGVTVGMVGVTVGMVGVTVAMASVTVGMVGVTVDMAGVTVGMASVTVGMVGVTVGMAGVTVGMVGVTVDMAGVTVGGN; encoded by the exons ATGGCGGGTGTTACTTTAGGTATGGCGGGTGTTACTGTAGGCATGGCGGATGTTACTGTAGGCATGGCGGGTGTTACTGTAGGCATGGCGGGTGTTACTGTAGGCATGGCGGGTGTTACTGTAGGCATGGCGGATGTTACTGTAGGTATGGTGGGTGTTACTGTAG GTATGGTGGGTGTTACTGTAGACACGGCGGGTGTTACTGTAGACACGGCGGGTGTTACTGTAGACACGGCGGGTGTTACTGTAGGTATGGTGGGTGTTACTGTAGGTATGGTGGGTGTTACTGTAGACACGGCGGGTGTTACTGTAGGTATGGTGGGTGTTACTGTAGACACGGCGGGTGTTACTGTAGGTATGGTGGGTGTTACTGTAGGTACGGTGGGTGTTACTGTAGACACGGCGGGTGTTACTGTAGGTATGGTGGGTGTTACTGTAGGTATGGTGGGTGTTACTGTAGACACGGCGGGTGTTACTGTAGGTATGGTGGGTGTTACTGTAGGTATGGTGGGTGTTACTGTAGGCATGGCgggtgttactgtagacatggcGGGTGTTACTGTAGGTACGGCGGGTGTTACTGTAG GTATGGTGGGTGTTACTGTAGGTATGGTGGGTGTTACTGTAGGTATGGTGGGTGTTACTGTAGGCATGGCGGGTGTTACTGTAGGCATGGCGGGTGTTACTGTAGGCATGGCGGGTGTTACTGTAGGCATGGCGAGTGTTACTGTAGGTATGGTGGGTGTTACTGTAGGCATGGCGGGTGTTACTGTAGGCATGGCGGGTATTACTGTAGGTATGGTGAGTGTTACTGTAGGTATGGTGGGTGTTACTGTAGGCATGGTGGGTGTTACTGTAGGTATGGTGGGTGTTACTGTAGGTATGGTGGGTGTTACTGTAGGCATGGCGGGTGTTACTGTAGGCATGGCGGGTGTTACTGTAGACACGGCGAGTGTTACTGTAGGTATGGTGGGTGTTACTGTAGGTATGGCGGGTGTTACTGTAGGTATGGTGGGTGTTACTGTAGGTATGGTGGGTGTTACTGTAGGCATGGCGGGTGTTACTGTAGGTATGGCGGGTGTTACTGTAGGTATGGTGGGTGTTACTGTAGGTATGGCGGGTGTTACTGTAGGCATGGCGGGTGTTACTGTAGGTATGGTGGGTGTTACTGTAGACACGGCGGGTGTTACTGTAGGTATGGTGGGTGTTACTGTAGGTATGGTGGGTGTTACTGTAGCCATGGCGAGTGTTACTGTAGGTATGGTgggtgttactgtagacatggcGGGTGTTACTGTAGGTATGGCGAGTGTTACTGTAGGTATGGTGGGTGTTACTGTAGGTATGGCGGGTGTTACTGTAGGTATGGTgggtgttactgtagacatggcgggtgttactgtgggaggaaactag